One window of the Chelonoidis abingdonii isolate Lonesome George chromosome 3, CheloAbing_2.0, whole genome shotgun sequence genome contains the following:
- the SULT6B1 gene encoding sulfotransferase 6B1: protein MAKQQKKLADEIEKVLEKSKGFSLKDLLFFYQGTPYPVTVCSAETFQALENLEARRDDMVLVSYPKCGANWLIQLLNDLIFTTSQTKHINTELPFIECGDPEKYQRMKQFPSPRILATHLHYDNLPKSIFKNKAKILVLFRNPKDTAASFFHFYNNATEVPSYNSWDEFFSEFMSGKVSWGSYFDHAVTWNKHIEDENVMIITYEDLKENLASGVKQIAEFYGFSPTAEQIQFIVDRGSFQAMREKSQEIYGSVGPILFRKGAVGDWKNLFTEAQSQEMDAKFKECLGGTKLEANLKYDVHCKA from the exons ATggcaaaacaacagaaaaaattaGCTGATGAAATAGAGAAAGTGTTGGAGAAGTCTAAAGGGTTTTCCCTTAAGGATCTGCTGTTCTTCTATCAGGGAACCCCATACCCTGTCACTGTATGCAGTGCAGAGACATTCCAGGCCCTGGAAAACTTAGAAGCCAGAAGAGATGATATGGTGTTGGTGTCTTACCCCAAATGCG GTGCAAATTGGCTTATCCAGCTCTTAAATGATTTGATATTTACAACTTCCCAGACTAAACATATAAACACAGAACTGCCATTTATTGAATGTGGAGATCCAGAAAAATATCAG AGGATGAAACAGTTTCCATCTCCAAGGATTTTGGCAACACACCTCCATTATGATAATCTCCCCAAGTCTATCTTCAAGAATAAAGCCAAG ATACTAGTGTTGTTTCGAAATCCTAAAGATACAGCTGCATCGTTTTTCCATTTCTATAACAACGCCACAGAGGTCCCCAGTTATAACTCCTGGGATGAGTTCTTCTCCGAGTTCATGAGTGGAAAAG TCAGCTGGGGTTCCTATTTTGACCACGCAGTCACCTGGAACAAACACATCGAGGATGAAAATGTTATGATCATAACATATGAAGACCTGAAAGAG AACCTGGCTTCTGGAGTGAAGCAAATAGCTGAATTCTACGGATTCTCTCCAACGGCAGAGCAAATTCAGTTTATTGTGGACAGGGGAAGCTTCCAAGCAATGAGAGAAAAATCCCAGGAGATCTATGGCTCAGTTGGTCCGATTCTCTTCCGTAAAG GTGCTGTTGgagattggaagaacctttttaCTGAAGCTCAAAGCCAGGAAATGGATGCTAAATTTAAAGAGTGTTTAGGGGGAACCAAGCTGGAAGCAAATCTGAAGTATGATGTGCACTGCAAGGCCTGA